The following are encoded in a window of Stigmatella erecta genomic DNA:
- a CDS encoding TlpA family protein disulfide reductase codes for MPKVLLVLSAGFGLAGMVYLGVMEARRARLAPEGAAMSEFTLERYEGGSMALEDLRGKVVMLDFWATWCGPCQEEMPSLVKLAKEYEGQGLAFVAASRDDADVAPRVVADFVKRRLPDLGPYVVYAGDDIARAYRVEALPTLYFLDREGKVTDAVRGSLSEAAIRQRIERALKP; via the coding sequence ATGCCCAAGGTCCTGCTGGTATTGTCGGCGGGGTTTGGGCTCGCGGGGATGGTGTACCTGGGGGTGATGGAGGCGCGGCGGGCCCGGCTGGCCCCGGAGGGCGCCGCGATGTCCGAGTTCACCCTGGAGCGCTACGAGGGCGGCTCGATGGCGCTGGAGGACCTGCGCGGCAAGGTGGTGATGCTCGACTTCTGGGCGACGTGGTGCGGCCCGTGCCAGGAGGAGATGCCCTCGCTGGTGAAGCTGGCCAAGGAGTACGAGGGCCAGGGGCTGGCCTTCGTCGCGGCCAGCCGGGATGACGCCGACGTGGCGCCCCGCGTGGTGGCGGACTTCGTCAAGCGCCGCCTGCCGGACCTGGGGCCTTACGTGGTGTACGCGGGCGACGACATCGCGCGGGCCTACCGCGTGGAAGCCCTGCCCACGCTCTACTTCCTGGACCGTGAGGGCAAGGTGACGGACGCGGTGCGCGGCTCGCTGTCCGAGGCCGCCATCCGCCAGCGCATCGAACGGGCGCTCAAGCCCTGA
- a CDS encoding CFI-box-CTERM domain-containing protein → MWAALQPEDLFQAAQARAAQMGVRREELPVALERLRANASALFARIPEPPLYRRAEDPARKAASSLLPDVEKVLAEALAVTREPEAPAAAHGILAAVRAHAEGLCHTVAGRLGPAEAAWRLALTLERAAHPTRNLGTRPLELPAVYDKHTGLSRYDPQAAPQAKVKLACPNTGCKRIDDYAFTASHAYHRFLCPACQTPFKAYFGELRGLEVERLSSSNRFRFTVDELGSGGNTRIDFEEASGAEFPAARRDLLAFLYTEEPKLKVVVNVTNGRLMWISPAASCFVATAAFGPWAPELVAFRAFRDEVLSQHGIGRAFIRGYYRYGPWLAGWVVRHPRVKAGVRAVLTLVHRRLTRKGDA, encoded by the coding sequence ATGTGGGCCGCCTTGCAGCCTGAAGACTTGTTCCAGGCCGCCCAGGCGAGGGCGGCACAAATGGGTGTGCGGCGGGAGGAACTGCCCGTGGCGCTGGAGCGCTTGCGCGCGAACGCCTCGGCCTTGTTCGCCCGCATCCCCGAGCCTCCCCTGTACCGGCGCGCCGAGGATCCGGCCCGCAAGGCGGCCTCGTCCCTGTTGCCGGACGTCGAGAAGGTCCTGGCCGAAGCCCTGGCCGTGACGCGGGAGCCGGAAGCCCCCGCGGCGGCGCATGGCATCCTCGCCGCGGTGCGAGCGCACGCCGAGGGGCTCTGCCACACGGTGGCCGGCCGCCTGGGGCCCGCGGAGGCCGCGTGGCGGCTGGCGCTGACGCTGGAGCGGGCGGCGCACCCCACGCGCAACCTGGGCACGCGGCCGCTGGAGCTGCCCGCCGTGTACGACAAGCACACGGGCCTGTCGCGGTATGATCCCCAGGCGGCGCCTCAAGCCAAGGTGAAGCTCGCCTGCCCCAACACGGGGTGCAAGCGCATCGACGACTACGCGTTCACGGCGAGCCACGCCTACCACCGCTTCCTCTGCCCGGCGTGCCAGACCCCGTTCAAGGCGTACTTTGGCGAGCTGCGGGGGCTGGAGGTGGAGCGGCTGAGCAGCTCCAACCGCTTCCGCTTCACGGTGGACGAGCTGGGCAGCGGGGGCAACACGCGCATCGACTTCGAGGAGGCCAGCGGCGCCGAGTTCCCCGCGGCGCGGCGGGACTTGCTGGCGTTTCTCTATACGGAGGAGCCGAAGCTGAAGGTGGTGGTGAACGTCACCAACGGCCGGTTGATGTGGATCAGCCCGGCGGCCTCGTGCTTCGTGGCGACGGCGGCATTCGGGCCCTGGGCGCCCGAGCTGGTGGCCTTCCGGGCCTTCCGGGACGAGGTGCTGAGCCAGCATGGGATCGGCCGGGCCTTCATTCGGGGTTACTATCGATATGGCCCCTGGCTCGCGGGGTGGGTGGTCCGCCATCCGCGGGTGAAAGCGGGGGTGCGCGCGGTGCTGACGCTCGTGCACCGCCGCCTGACGAGGAAGGGTGACGCGTGA
- a CDS encoding S1C family serine protease: protein MVRTQAKGVLLAIACTLGVAGPAVAAQRRGGERLWLEAKGQEVRTQRSTLSQVARSAMPSVVSITTRQVSTEASGEEESQKGIGSGFIIHPDGYILTSDHVVEGASDITVSVLSPEGYAEEFPAEVVGADARTDCALLRIQAGRPLPALKLSSASRVEVADWIVVIGNPFGLAHSVTVGVVSYKGRTEVTPNGRDGDFDYMQMDASINPGNSGGPVLDLKGHVVAIANAVNVAGQGIGFAVPIDIAKAVLPHLKAHGKVRRGWMGITVEDFSPGMVSEFGLEGSRPGVVVSGVAEQGPAGRAGLRAGDVIVALNAQPVARAHKLRWQVSSRGAGRSVVLQVRRGGHPLKLRVTLEDLPEEQAPVAPVAARPSPPSKPVRSP from the coding sequence ATGGTGAGGACTCAGGCGAAGGGCGTGCTGCTGGCGATCGCATGCACGCTGGGGGTGGCGGGACCCGCCGTGGCAGCACAGCGCCGGGGCGGCGAACGGCTCTGGCTCGAGGCGAAGGGTCAGGAAGTGCGCACCCAGCGCTCCACGCTCAGCCAGGTGGCCCGGTCCGCCATGCCCTCCGTGGTCTCCATCACCACCCGGCAGGTGAGCACCGAGGCCTCCGGCGAGGAGGAGTCCCAGAAGGGCATCGGCTCGGGCTTCATCATCCATCCGGACGGCTACATCCTCACCAGCGACCACGTGGTGGAGGGGGCCTCGGACATCACCGTCTCGGTGCTCTCGCCCGAGGGGTATGCCGAGGAGTTCCCCGCCGAGGTGGTGGGCGCCGATGCCCGCACGGACTGCGCGCTGCTGCGCATCCAGGCAGGCAGGCCGCTGCCCGCCCTGAAGCTCTCCTCGGCCTCGCGCGTGGAGGTGGCTGACTGGATCGTCGTCATCGGCAACCCCTTCGGGCTGGCGCACTCCGTCACGGTGGGCGTCGTCAGCTACAAGGGCCGCACCGAGGTGACGCCCAACGGGCGGGACGGGGACTTCGACTACATGCAGATGGACGCGTCCATCAACCCGGGCAACTCCGGGGGGCCCGTGCTGGACCTGAAGGGCCACGTGGTGGCCATCGCCAATGCGGTCAACGTGGCCGGCCAGGGCATCGGCTTCGCCGTCCCCATCGACATCGCCAAGGCGGTGCTGCCGCACCTGAAGGCCCACGGCAAGGTGCGCCGGGGCTGGATGGGCATCACCGTGGAGGACTTCTCTCCGGGCATGGTCTCGGAGTTCGGCCTGGAGGGCTCACGCCCGGGCGTCGTCGTCTCGGGCGTGGCGGAGCAAGGGCCCGCCGGCCGGGCGGGGCTGCGCGCCGGGGACGTCATCGTGGCCCTCAACGCCCAGCCGGTGGCCCGGGCCCACAAGCTGCGCTGGCAGGTGTCCTCCCGGGGCGCGGGCCGGAGCGTGGTGCTCCAGGTCCGCCGGGGCGGCCACCCCCTGAAGCTGCGCGTCACCCTGGAGGATCTGCCCGAGGAGCAGGCGCCCGTGGCCCCCGTGGCCGCCAGGCCCTCGCCCCCCAGCAAGCCCGTCCGGTCGCCCTGA
- a CDS encoding vegetative protein produces MAEEAKKTNPHKSWPRTAKGGGKKACTVEGCKRPYRAKGYCFFHFKKWRQAELPHSRYRTCSKPECRAKTSKGGLCEKHYAETYKKEAAA; encoded by the coding sequence ATGGCCGAGGAAGCCAAGAAGACCAACCCCCACAAGAGCTGGCCGCGGACGGCCAAGGGCGGCGGCAAGAAGGCGTGCACTGTCGAGGGCTGCAAGCGCCCCTACCGCGCCAAGGGCTACTGCTTCTTCCACTTCAAGAAGTGGCGTCAGGCGGAGCTGCCCCACTCCCGTTACCGCACGTGCTCCAAGCCGGAGTGCCGCGCGAAGACCTCCAAGGGCGGCCTGTGCGAGAAGCACTACGCCGAGACCTACAAGAAGGAGGCGGCGGCCTAG
- a CDS encoding RNA methyltransferase: MGLGEQLTVVLHQTRSPDNLGAVARVMANFGFFRLVLSDPATYAFRGAERLAVKGEQVLERMAVARELPEALSECVYAVGTTSRTQLKGRVPLTPEQAARRLAEESARGRVALVLGGEQRGLSDAELAVCADVLVIPTSEVQPSMNLAQAASVLLYLCGREGAQPALPPEPEPGARMGTLTALGTRMNEVLLASEFLNPQAPEHVLREMERTLLRAKLTQREAELWLSAFKHLGRGVKRGASAS, from the coding sequence ATGGGGCTGGGCGAGCAGTTGACCGTTGTCCTTCATCAGACGCGTTCTCCAGACAACCTGGGGGCCGTGGCCCGGGTGATGGCGAACTTTGGGTTTTTCCGCCTCGTGCTGTCGGATCCCGCCACCTACGCCTTCCGCGGCGCCGAGCGGCTCGCCGTCAAAGGAGAGCAGGTGCTGGAGCGGATGGCGGTGGCCCGCGAATTGCCCGAGGCCCTGTCGGAGTGCGTGTACGCCGTTGGCACCACCTCTCGTACCCAGCTCAAGGGCCGCGTTCCGCTCACGCCGGAACAGGCGGCGCGGCGGCTCGCGGAGGAGAGCGCCCGGGGCCGGGTGGCGCTGGTGCTGGGCGGGGAGCAGCGGGGCCTGTCCGACGCGGAGCTGGCGGTGTGCGCGGATGTCCTCGTCATCCCGACGAGTGAGGTGCAGCCCTCGATGAACCTGGCCCAGGCGGCCAGCGTGCTGCTGTACCTGTGTGGCCGGGAGGGGGCTCAGCCCGCGCTGCCGCCCGAGCCCGAGCCGGGCGCGCGCATGGGCACGCTCACCGCGCTGGGCACCCGGATGAACGAGGTGCTGCTGGCCTCGGAGTTCCTCAACCCGCAGGCGCCGGAGCACGTGCTGCGCGAGATGGAGCGGACCTTGCTTCGGGCGAAGCTGACCCAGCGCGAGGCGGAGCTGTGGCTCTCGGCCTTCAAGCACCTGGGGCGGGGGGTGAAGCGGGGCGCCTCGGCTTCCTGA
- a CDS encoding phosphoribosylaminoimidazolesuccinocarboxamide synthase, which yields MNTSALHAQLSHTLRQTHLPALGSHYQGKVRDTYRKQDRLILVTSDRLSAFDHVLTTIPFKGEVLNRLATFWFEKTRHIIPNHVLDVPDPNVTVARACQPFAIELVVRGYLTGSLWRDYQKGTHTAYGLPFPEGLRKDERFPTPLITPSTKAEYGQHDEPISEAAILAKGLASPRDWARLSEAALGLFAEGQRQARERGLILVDTKYEFGKVGDALYVIDEMHTPDSSRYWVADEYEARFAQGEDQRMLDKENIRQWLIRERNFSGQGTPPPIPDAVRVELAEKYLSAYARITGGALPLEPGDVHARIEKNLRAGGYL from the coding sequence GTGAACACGTCCGCTCTCCACGCGCAGCTTTCTCACACCCTGCGGCAGACGCACCTGCCCGCGCTGGGCTCGCACTACCAGGGCAAGGTCCGCGACACCTACCGGAAGCAGGACCGGCTCATCCTGGTCACCAGCGACCGGCTGTCCGCGTTTGACCATGTCCTGACCACCATCCCCTTCAAGGGCGAGGTGCTCAACCGGCTGGCGACGTTCTGGTTCGAGAAGACCCGGCACATCATCCCCAACCACGTGCTGGATGTGCCGGACCCCAACGTCACCGTGGCCCGCGCGTGCCAGCCCTTCGCCATCGAGCTGGTGGTGCGCGGCTACCTCACCGGCAGCCTGTGGCGCGACTACCAGAAGGGCACGCACACCGCCTACGGCCTGCCCTTCCCGGAGGGGCTGCGCAAGGACGAGCGCTTCCCCACCCCGCTCATCACCCCCTCCACCAAGGCCGAGTACGGGCAGCACGACGAGCCCATCTCCGAGGCGGCCATCCTCGCCAAGGGGCTGGCGAGCCCCCGCGACTGGGCCCGGCTCTCCGAGGCCGCCCTGGGGCTGTTCGCCGAGGGCCAGCGCCAGGCGCGCGAGCGGGGCCTCATCCTCGTGGACACCAAGTACGAGTTCGGAAAGGTGGGCGACGCGCTCTACGTCATCGACGAGATGCACACCCCGGACTCCAGCCGCTACTGGGTGGCGGACGAGTACGAGGCGCGCTTCGCCCAGGGCGAGGACCAGCGGATGCTCGACAAGGAGAACATCCGCCAGTGGCTCATCCGCGAGCGGAACTTCTCGGGCCAGGGCACGCCCCCGCCGATTCCCGACGCGGTGCGCGTGGAGCTGGCGGAGAAGTACCTCTCGGCCTACGCGCGCATCACCGGCGGCGCGCTCCCGCTGGAGCCCGGGGATGTGCACGCGCGCATCGAGAAGAACCTGCGCGCGGGCGGCTACCTGTAG
- the purB gene encoding adenylosuccinate lyase — MIPRYSRQEMSSLWSDVARLRRWRDVELTALEGMVEAGLAPREALEDCRAKAGDFTPEDAARIEEIERTTKHDVIAFLTFMEERVGPSARWLHLGMTSSDVLDTSLGLTLRDALDLILKGLGRAMAAVEKRAFEHRLTVMMGRSHGIHAEPITFGHKLAIWYDELSRGRARLERARETIAVGKISGAVGTFAHLPPAVEETVCRKLGLHPAPASSQIVQRDRHAEFFGALALLGASIEKFAVEIRHLQRTEVREVEEAFTPGQKGSSAMPHKRNPILSENLSGLARLLRGYAVSALEDVALWHERDISHSSVERVIGPDATIVMDFMLHRFAGLMENLRVYPEQMQKNLELLGGVVNSQRILLELARKGMDRQAAYVVVQRNAMKMYEEGADFRTALLGDADLLKVMTAEEIRDCFSTGYHTRHVDDIFRRVFGRTG; from the coding sequence GTGATTCCTCGATACAGCCGGCAGGAGATGTCCTCCCTTTGGTCCGATGTGGCCCGCTTGCGCCGCTGGCGCGACGTGGAACTCACGGCGCTGGAGGGCATGGTGGAGGCAGGCCTTGCCCCGCGCGAGGCGCTGGAGGACTGCCGGGCCAAGGCCGGGGACTTCACCCCCGAGGACGCCGCGCGCATCGAGGAGATTGAGCGCACCACCAAACACGACGTCATCGCGTTCCTGACCTTCATGGAGGAGCGGGTGGGGCCGAGCGCCCGCTGGCTGCACCTGGGCATGACGTCCTCGGACGTGCTGGACACCTCGCTGGGGCTCACGCTGCGCGACGCGTTGGACCTCATCCTGAAGGGCCTGGGGCGGGCGATGGCGGCGGTGGAGAAGCGCGCCTTCGAGCACCGGCTCACGGTGATGATGGGCCGCAGCCACGGCATCCACGCCGAGCCCATCACCTTCGGCCACAAGCTGGCCATCTGGTACGACGAGCTGAGCCGGGGCCGGGCCCGGCTGGAGCGGGCGCGGGAGACCATCGCCGTCGGGAAGATTTCCGGCGCGGTGGGCACGTTCGCGCACCTGCCGCCCGCGGTGGAGGAGACCGTGTGCCGCAAGCTGGGCCTGCACCCGGCCCCGGCCTCCAGCCAGATCGTCCAGAGAGACCGGCACGCGGAGTTCTTCGGGGCGCTGGCCCTCCTGGGCGCCAGCATCGAGAAGTTCGCGGTGGAGATCCGCCACCTGCAGCGCACGGAGGTGCGCGAGGTGGAGGAGGCCTTCACGCCGGGGCAGAAGGGCTCCAGCGCCATGCCGCACAAGCGCAACCCCATCCTGTCGGAGAACCTGTCGGGGCTGGCGCGGCTGCTGCGCGGCTACGCGGTGAGCGCGCTGGAGGACGTGGCGCTGTGGCACGAGCGGGACATCTCCCACTCGTCCGTGGAGCGGGTGATTGGGCCGGATGCCACCATCGTCATGGACTTCATGCTCCACCGCTTCGCGGGGCTGATGGAGAACCTGCGCGTCTACCCCGAGCAGATGCAGAAGAACCTGGAGCTGCTCGGCGGCGTGGTGAACTCGCAGCGCATCCTGCTGGAGCTGGCGCGCAAGGGCATGGACCGGCAAGCCGCCTACGTCGTCGTCCAGCGCAACGCGATGAAGATGTACGAGGAGGGGGCGGACTTCCGCACGGCCCTCCTCGGGGACGCGGACCTGCTGAAGGTGATGACGGCCGAGGAGATCCGCGACTGCTTCTCCACGGGCTACCACACGCGGCACGTGGACGACATCTTCCGCCGGGTGTTCGGCCGCACCGGCTAG